AAGTTTCCTAAGGTGCAAACCAATTTAGGTTTGATGAGTTCAATTTGTTGAAGCAGGAACGGTTTGCATGTCTCGATTTCTTCCGGAAGAGGATCTCGATTGTTGGGTGGCCGACATTTAATGACGTTGGCAATGAAAATATCTGCGCGACTGAGCCCGATTGATTGCAGCAACTCGTTGAGTAATTTTCCTGCCGCTCCGACAAAAGGCTCTCCCTTCTGGTCTTCATAAAAACCCGGGGCTTCTCCAACAAACATGATGTCAGCCTGAGGATGTCCTGTCCCAAACACCACCTGAGTGCGTCCTGAAGACAATGCACATCGTTGGCATTCGTGAAGGGATGATTTGAGTTCATGAAGATCCATTGAGGGGGGATCTTAAATTTGACGGTTTTGGATGTCAATGTGAAGAGGTCTGAACCCATTCAGTCACAGCCCTTGCACAGGCAGAGGCACTCAAGACGGTGCTTTCTAGAGAAGGAGGGAGGAGGCTGGCCGTCCAGGGGCCGGCAAGAAAGAGATTAGGAATGGGCGTGTGGGGCAGAGGGCGAAATGTGCGGAAACCTGCCAGGCAAGGAAGATAGGGGTAAGCTGAGTACGTGACGGGTGGCTTACCGGACGGGAAGGATTGCTCAGGAGAAATGTGAAGCATGTTTTTGATATGAGGCCAGACTGTTTCTTTCAGCCAGTCGTCGGTATGTCCTGAGGATGGGGAAGGGGTAAGGTTAATGCCCGTGATCGATGTCCTGGCGCCATCAGCATTCCGAACGGCCTGGCTGGTTATCCAATCAAATACACCGGAGTTGAGGATAAGGCGAGGAGGAAGGAATGTGTCGTTCAGGGTGAATCGGACCGTTGTTCCTGAGGATTCCTGCAGGTGAGCCAAATGGGAAAAAGAAGAAAAACGAGCCGGGGCTCTTTCCGGCAAGAGTCGAAGAAGCTCTGGAGGGGAGAGAGGCGAGACGTAGATGTCAGCGGTGAGACGTTCGCCCTTATCCAGGACAATGGCTTGGATGCGTTCCGTGTCGGCTTGAATGAGGGTGATTTCATTTAAGGGATAAAACGTCACGCCTTTTCCAAGTAAGACTCCTTTAAGCTGTTGTTGTAGATGGTCGAGCATGTCAGGTGAGGCTAGAAATGTCTCTGGTCCATTGGGTTTGGATAACCAGAATCGCGAGAGTACCTCAAGAAAATACTCGAGCGATGCCTGGGCCACATCACATCCTAAAAATAATCGACAAAATGGGTTCCAGATACGTTGCCGGGCAAGAGTCGATTGTTGAGTCGAATTCAGCCAGGATTCAACTGTGAGCATGTCAGGGTGGTGGTCCGGTGAATGGGGATCTTCCCATTTTTTTTCTAAAAAATTTATCAAACGCCATCGATCAGCCCAGGGAAGGCCACGAAAGCCGGCGAGTCGGATCATGGGATGAAGAGTCGTAATTCCGTGCGGGTTGGATAGCGTCTCTGTTAAGCCTTCGGATGTCCCAAACTCCAGCTCAACCGGTTGAATGGATTGGGCTGTATGTTCGAAGGCCAGTTCCTGAAAAAGTGCCCATGTAGCATGGTAAAACCGGGGAAGAATGAGCGGGGAGGGCTGTGTCATGAGGTGTTGAAAGGATGTTGGAGGTTCCGGTTCTTTCGATTCGGAAAATTGAGGAGAGGATGTTGTCGGAGAAAAAGATCTGTGGTGTTCGAGAATGGTGATCCGGAATCCGTAGGGGACGAGCCGAAAAGCCGTGAGTAATCCGGGCAGATTTCCACTCAGTATCAGAATGTGGCGTGTCACACTGATGGGGCAATGTTATGGGAGAGAAATGACCGAATCCAGATATTGGCGGCAATCCCGAGTCGTTGTATGGGGGCGACCCGAATCCGTGGGCCGAACACCTGATAATGTTGGTCTTCGAGTTGTGTGAGGATGCGGCTGTAGACCCCACGCATGATTTCGGAAACCACCAGGGACTTCTGGTCGGTGGGGGGAAGGGTTTGGAGAATTTCTTGAGCTTGGCGGTAATAGGTGTGAGCTCTTTCGCATTCAAATTTTACAAGTTCAACCAGCGCTGGCGATTCTTGTTGACCCAGGAGTGCTTCCTCCGGGTAGCCGAATCGCTGTAAGTCCTCTAGCGGAAGATAGATGCGGTTCTGTTCGGCATCCCCTTTGAGATCGCGAAGAATATTGGTTAATTGAAACGCCAATCCCAAATTGACCGCATAGTCTTCTGCCGCAGGGGATTGGGTTTGGAATATCTTGAGGCAAATGAGCCCAACCACCGACGCAACCCTGTAGCAGTATTGATAGAGATCGGCAAACGACGCAAACCGATTGGTCGTCAGATCCATTTCGACGCCAGAAATTAATTCTTGAAGGAGTGCTTCCGGAATATCGAAGGTCTGTAGGTGGGCGGCGAGGCTCGTCGTGACCGGTTGGGTCGGGTGGCCTTGATAGGTGGCCGTCAATTCTTGTCGCCATTTGCGGACTTCTTCGATGGGATGGCTTCCCGGTGCCGGTTCATCAACCGCGCTATCCACCATTTTGCAAAAGGCATAAATGGTATACATCGCTTCCCGCCGCTGCTGTGGCAGGAACAGAAAAGAGTAATAGAAATTGCTGCCACTTTCTTTCGTATATTTTGTGCAGAACGTCTGCGCTTCAATAGGAGTCATCGGCTTCATGAAGTATTTTCCAAAGGCGGTGGTCAGTCAATGATCGTGAACCGGGGGTACAAATGAATGGCGGCAACTTTTCAATTTAAGGGCAAGCTATGTCGGACTAAGCCGCTAACGAGGTTCCCGCGCTGCCCTGGAGGGAAATTTTGAGTCCCCTCTTTTCTACGCATAACTCTGGGTGACTCATCTATTGATCAACAATCTCAATATGGCAACAATCCGATTACCGGATATACAACTGATAAACGTCAATGCAGAGTAGCAAGGATTGCGAAGCTCTTCAATGGATGGGAAGAGGGTACTTTTCTGGATGGAGCGGAATATTTTTCAGGTGATTCAACCGCAAGCCGGATGATTCCCGGTAATTGACCCCGGATCCTAAGTGGAACAATGGAACAAGTCCTGCCATCCCAGTGAAAAAATGGGAAGGTTCCTCCTTACCGGATGGGAACCTCTCCTATTTTTTTGCCTGTGGTTCGAGCTTATCGGCAGAGATCCAGCCTGTTTTTCCCGTTTGTGTTCGAACCTGGTAGACCCATCCGGTTGGCTGATATGCTCCATCCAGAATCGTTAATGTTTCTCCTAATTTCACGATGGGACCAGGCGTGGCGTTAGCAGGATCTCCCATCAACAAGGACCTTCCAAGAATATTCGTAAGTGTTACCTGCTGATTCTCGTGAAAGGTTGGATCTTTCATTCCAATCTTGGATTCATTACCCTTTTGATTCCTGGTGATGGCAGTTGTCTCAGTGGCGGTCTCTTGGGGCAAAAAGGTATTTGAATTGAGGGCCCAATACGCTACTCCACCAATCACCAATAAAAGGACGATCCAGAAAAGCGGTTTCCTTGAAGGAGGCTTGGATTGGTTGAGGTCGTCCTCTTCCAATCCTTCGTCGAATTCCAAATCTTTATCAGGCTCCTGGGCAAAGAGCACGTTCCATCGAGAAGGTTGTTCTGGGGTGAACACCGTACCGATTGTCGAGGTCATCATGCCTATCTCCTTTTTATTCGTGAGGTCTGCGAGCGAGTGTCAGTGCCAGATTGGCGTGGGATGAATTTGCCAAATCAGCGGGTTGTGTACGAAGAAATACCCATCCATGAAGTTTATTAACATCACTTCTATTTCCTGTCAAATCTTCCAGCCATATCAATGAGGCCACATGGTCGCGTCTTCCCGCGAACAGAACGCCCTGGGGAAACGATCGAGTTCATTCGAAGGTTGAAAGGATCCGGGCGGTCAGTTGTGCCTGGCAATAATGACGATTGATATCGTGATCGGCGTTATGGAAAATAGACCTGGTATGGAATCTTTGATTTGGGGGACATCATGAAATCGTATCGAGAAGAACTCTGGTTTCAGACCAAAGAACGAAGGGAATTTCGGAATATTACCCCTCAGGTGGAACGTGTGGTACAACAGAGTGGGATTCAAGAGGGATTTGTCTTGGTGAATGCCATGCATATCACCGCGAGCGTCTACATTAATGACGATGAACCCGGATTGCTACATGATTATGAACAGTTTCTTGAGCGTCTGATTCCGCAGACGGGAACGTATCGGCACAACCTCACCGGAGAGGACAATGGTGACGCACATATCAAACGCCAAATCATGGGCCGGGAAGTTGTCGTGGCTATCACCAATGGACGCTTGGACTTTGGTCCTTGGGAACAAATCTTTTACGCGGAATTTGATGGCAGACGTCGGAAGCGGGTGTTGGTGAAGATCATTGGAGAGTAATGAGTTGGCAAACGGGTTCCGGTCATGTGAAAATACCTTGGATATTTTGATGATTTGCCTTTTCAGAAGTATTTTTTACCTCCGCCTGGATCGTTTACACCCATGAATGCAATGTCTAGTTGGTATCGTCCTGATCCCCTCACCCGGGATTTAATTCATCTCATTAATGCCCGGCGACACGAACATGGGGATCCCAGTTTAGCCATTGAAGTGTTGCAGGCGTTGCTCGATCAGGACCGCGAACATGAGGTGCTTACCGTTCTTGCAGCCTTAGACGAAAGTATGGCGGAGTGGTTATTCGATTTGTTGGCGGAAGCGGCCAGCTCGTGTCTGATGGAGGATGAGAGCGAAGACAGCGAGCAGTATGGGATTCTGGCCTCATTTGAATTATCACTCCAGGCCAATCTGGAGTTTCCGTTGAAGTTGAAAATCGATCCTGTGGAAACCGCGGATTTGTTACGGAGACATCTGCATGTCCCGCCAGAAGCCGTGATTACGGTTGAACCAAGGCTTCTTACCGATTCTACCCTGGAATTTTTAAGCTTGCAGAAGATTCACGACCATATTTCCAATCTGGCTGATGGACAGCCGCGTCAGGCGATTGCGGCAAGGCTTCATCCACCGGTCGAAGCCACCGCATTTTTATTTTTTGAAATTCTTGGCGTTCCTGACACCACGTTACCGGAAGCTCTTTCCGAGGATGATTGTCAGGCAATTATGGATCATCTCGTCAATCAATGTCCCGAAGTGGCCAAGGCGCCTCAATTATTGGAAGCGCCTAATTACGCCGCCTATGCCTTGTATGATGCACAAAACGCCGTTCGTCTTCATCGATTGGCT
The sequence above is a segment of the Nitrospira sp. MA-1 genome. Coding sequences within it:
- a CDS encoding secondary thiamine-phosphate synthase enzyme YjbQ — its product is MKSYREELWFQTKERREFRNITPQVERVVQQSGIQEGFVLVNAMHITASVYINDDEPGLLHDYEQFLERLIPQTGTYRHNLTGEDNGDAHIKRQIMGREVVVAITNGRLDFGPWEQIFYAEFDGRRRKRVLVKIIGE
- the hpnD gene encoding presqualene diphosphate synthase HpnD; amino-acid sequence: MKPMTPIEAQTFCTKYTKESGSNFYYSFLFLPQQRREAMYTIYAFCKMVDSAVDEPAPGSHPIEEVRKWRQELTATYQGHPTQPVTTSLAAHLQTFDIPEALLQELISGVEMDLTTNRFASFADLYQYCYRVASVVGLICLKIFQTQSPAAEDYAVNLGLAFQLTNILRDLKGDAEQNRIYLPLEDLQRFGYPEEALLGQQESPALVELVKFECERAHTYYRQAQEILQTLPPTDQKSLVVSEIMRGVYSRILTQLEDQHYQVFGPRIRVAPIQRLGIAANIWIRSFLSHNIAPSV
- a CDS encoding FAD-dependent oxidoreductase; this translates as MTRHILILSGNLPGLLTAFRLVPYGFRITILEHHRSFSPTTSSPQFSESKEPEPPTSFQHLMTQPSPLILPRFYHATWALFQELAFEHTAQSIQPVELEFGTSEGLTETLSNPHGITTLHPMIRLAGFRGLPWADRWRLINFLEKKWEDPHSPDHHPDMLTVESWLNSTQQSTLARQRIWNPFCRLFLGCDVAQASLEYFLEVLSRFWLSKPNGPETFLASPDMLDHLQQQLKGVLLGKGVTFYPLNEITLIQADTERIQAIVLDKGERLTADIYVSPLSPPELLRLLPERAPARFSSFSHLAHLQESSGTTVRFTLNDTFLPPRLILNSGVFDWITSQAVRNADGARTSITGINLTPSPSSGHTDDWLKETVWPHIKNMLHISPEQSFPSGKPPVTYSAYPYLPCLAGFRTFRPLPHTPIPNLFLAGPWTASLLPPSLESTVLSASACARAVTEWVQTSSH
- a CDS encoding SH3 domain-containing protein gives rise to the protein MMTSTIGTVFTPEQPSRWNVLFAQEPDKDLEFDEGLEEDDLNQSKPPSRKPLFWIVLLLVIGGVAYWALNSNTFLPQETATETTAITRNQKGNESKIGMKDPTFHENQQVTLTNILGRSLLMGDPANATPGPIVKLGETLTILDGAYQPTGWVYQVRTQTGKTGWISADKLEPQAKK
- a CDS encoding uracil-DNA glycosylase, translating into MDLHELKSSLHECQRCALSSGRTQVVFGTGHPQADIMFVGEAPGFYEDQKGEPFVGAAGKLLNELLQSIGLSRADIFIANVIKCRPPNNRDPLPEEIETCKPFLLQQIELIKPKLVCTLGNFATQTLLERKVGITKVRGQVIRMPNFIVFPLLHPAAALHQGNLRVPLKEDFQKLKTVLEGMSKTPTLPQTASPPTLPSSQASSKDKTPADPPTQMSLF